From the genome of Perca fluviatilis chromosome 1, GENO_Pfluv_1.0, whole genome shotgun sequence, one region includes:
- the timm10 gene encoding mitochondrial import inner membrane translocase subunit Tim10, producing MDPMKAQQLAAELEVEMMADMYNRMTNACHRKCVPPHYKEAELTKGESVCLDRCVAKYLDLHERLGRKLTELSVQDEEMMRKAAAGSG from the exons ATGGATCCCATGAAGGCACAGCAGCTGGCGGCGGAGCTGGAGGTGGAAATGATGGCCGACATGTACAACCG AATGACCAACGCCTGCCACAGGAAGTGCGTACCGCCACATTACAAAGAGGCTGAGCTGACAAAGGGGGAGTCGGTGTGCCTGGACCGCTGCGTGGCCAAATACCTGGACCTTCACGAGAGGCTGGGGCGCAAGTTGACGGAGCTCTCCGTCCAGGACGAGGAGATGATGAGGAAGGCAGCCGCGGGGAGCGGATAG